The proteins below come from a single Rhizobium sp. EC-SD404 genomic window:
- a CDS encoding LysR family transcriptional regulator — MARGKFNDLLWFLAVAEERSFTRAAAKLGIAQSTLSHTIKRLETQMGIRLLTRTTRNVAPTEAGERLRQALAPRVEEIEAEIASLTEFRDKPAGTIRITLSDHAFQSYVWPKLRPVLIDYPDIKLELNIDNGFRNIVEEGFDAGIRLGESVEKDMIAVRISPDWRLVAVASPAYLETHPAPVHPEELIKHNCINHRHLRAGGLYAWEFEKAGQDLRVRVDGQLAFNSSHAMIDAALNGYGIAYIPEDTITQHLKSGDLVQILDDWSPFFSGYYIYFPSRRQSLPAFRVIVDALRVSTA, encoded by the coding sequence ATGGCGAGAGGCAAGTTCAATGACCTGCTGTGGTTCCTGGCTGTCGCCGAGGAGCGCAGCTTCACCCGCGCCGCTGCCAAGCTCGGTATCGCCCAATCGACGCTCAGCCACACCATCAAGCGCCTCGAAACGCAGATGGGCATTCGGCTCCTGACACGCACGACGCGCAACGTCGCGCCAACCGAGGCCGGAGAGCGCCTGCGCCAGGCCTTGGCGCCTCGCGTGGAAGAGATCGAGGCGGAAATTGCTTCACTGACGGAGTTTCGTGACAAGCCGGCAGGCACGATCAGGATCACGTTGTCCGATCACGCGTTTCAAAGCTACGTCTGGCCGAAGTTGCGGCCTGTGCTTATCGACTATCCCGACATCAAGCTCGAACTGAATATCGACAATGGCTTTCGCAACATCGTCGAGGAGGGTTTCGATGCGGGAATTCGCCTCGGCGAAAGCGTTGAGAAGGACATGATCGCCGTCAGGATTAGTCCGGACTGGCGTCTGGTCGCGGTCGCGTCACCGGCATACCTGGAGACGCATCCCGCGCCTGTCCACCCTGAAGAGCTGATCAAGCACAATTGCATCAACCACAGGCACCTCAGGGCTGGCGGGCTTTATGCCTGGGAGTTTGAAAAGGCTGGGCAGGACCTGCGTGTCCGGGTCGATGGCCAGCTTGCCTTCAATTCTTCACACGCAATGATCGATGCGGCGCTGAACGGCTACGGCATCGCCTACATTCCCGAGGATACGATCACGCAGCATTTGAAGTCGGGAGATCTGGTCCAGATACTCGACGACTGGTCCCCTTTCTTCTCAGGATATTATATCTACTTCCCCAGCCGGCGGCAAAGCCTGCCAGCTTTCAGGGTCATCGTGGACGCGCTGCGAGTCTCCACGGCCTGA
- a CDS encoding MFS transporter, which yields MSTKLTADTADLRSAWGAVMSMALCVAVLIASEFMPVSLLTPIAGELGVSEGQAGQMISISGLFAVITSLSIGGLTRTIDRKLVQSSFAALLIISTLIVALAPTYPVLMIGRALLGIAVGGFWSMSTAIVMRLLPADQVPQGLAALNAGNAIAATISAPLGAWLGDIIGWRGAFALIVPVAVLALVWQRIHMPALPPRGIRRANPLGLLSQPQVALGMASIFLLFMGQFALFTYLRPYLEGVAGFSVPMLSGGFLALGLAGLAGTFAISRLLRTRLYGLLIAIPAVMAALAALMIASAALPAVVGALIVLWGFFATAAPVGWGTWLARTLGPEAEAGGGLQVAVTQLAILAGAAAGGFVFDALGWQTTFAVSAALLGASALCALAAWFQQSDPR from the coding sequence ATGTCGACAAAACTCACAGCAGATACGGCCGACCTGCGCTCCGCATGGGGTGCAGTGATGTCAATGGCGCTTTGCGTCGCCGTGCTCATCGCTTCAGAATTCATGCCAGTCAGCCTGCTGACCCCAATCGCGGGCGAACTTGGCGTCAGCGAGGGACAGGCCGGTCAGATGATCTCGATCTCCGGCCTTTTCGCCGTGATTACTAGCCTCTCAATTGGTGGACTGACGCGCACCATCGACCGCAAGCTCGTGCAGTCGTCGTTCGCAGCACTCCTGATCATCTCGACCCTGATTGTGGCGCTCGCACCGACTTACCCGGTGCTGATGATCGGTCGCGCCTTGCTGGGCATCGCCGTTGGCGGCTTCTGGTCGATGTCGACCGCCATCGTCATGCGGCTCCTGCCAGCCGACCAGGTTCCCCAAGGGCTCGCTGCGTTGAACGCGGGCAACGCAATCGCGGCCACCATCTCGGCACCGCTCGGCGCCTGGCTCGGCGACATCATCGGCTGGCGCGGCGCCTTTGCGCTGATTGTCCCGGTGGCAGTGCTCGCCCTCGTCTGGCAACGCATCCATATGCCGGCTCTGCCGCCCCGTGGGATTCGGCGGGCCAATCCTCTTGGACTGCTTTCCCAGCCTCAAGTCGCGCTCGGCATGGCGTCAATCTTCCTGCTGTTCATGGGCCAGTTCGCGCTGTTTACCTATCTGCGGCCGTATTTGGAGGGTGTGGCGGGCTTCTCTGTTCCCATGCTTTCGGGCGGCTTCCTGGCCCTCGGACTTGCAGGCCTTGCCGGAACCTTTGCGATCAGCCGCCTGCTGCGGACACGCCTCTATGGTCTGTTGATCGCGATCCCCGCAGTAATGGCCGCGCTGGCAGCACTGATGATCGCATCGGCTGCGCTGCCGGCCGTTGTCGGCGCACTGATTGTCCTTTGGGGGTTCTTCGCAACGGCGGCACCCGTCGGCTGGGGCACCTGGCTTGCCCGAACGCTTGGTCCCGAGGCGGAGGCCGGCGGCGGGCTCCAGGTTGCCGTGACCCAGCTGGCCATCCTGGCTGGCGCAGCCGCCGGCGGTTTCGTCTTCGATGCGCTCGGCTGGCAGACCACCTTCGCTGTCTCGGCTGCGCTTCTCGGCGCGTCGGCTCTGTGCGCGCTCGCCGCATGGTTTCAGCAGAGTGACCCACGATGA
- a CDS encoding alpha/beta hydrolase, with amino-acid sequence MTDKPLHTSNDLPSVGRRTLLMMTGAGVAAAGLASIGGVALAQAQASDEWYKTFPRSENVTQEKVTFTNRYGITLTGDLYMPAEHGDAALPALAVAGPFGAVKEQSAGLYAQTMAERGFVTLAFDPSFVGESGGEVRDVASPDINTEDFMAAVDYLGLHDAVDRERIGVIGICGFGGMALNAVAADKRVKAVATTSLYDMSRVMARGYYDSMTDEQRTDALTQISQHRWTDAENGAPDMAGGLPDSLDGIDDPVIRMYHAYYKTDRGYHPRSVNSNGGWTVTNPLSFMNMPLLTYVAEISPRPMLVIAGSEAHSRYLSEDAIAAAAEPKELMIIDGADHVDLYDQMDVIPFDRLAEFFGQHLAA; translated from the coding sequence ATGACCGACAAACCTCTTCACACATCGAACGATCTTCCGAGCGTCGGTCGCAGAACCCTGCTGATGATGACTGGTGCAGGTGTCGCCGCTGCAGGCCTTGCCTCAATCGGTGGCGTTGCGCTTGCTCAGGCGCAGGCCAGCGACGAATGGTACAAGACATTTCCCCGCAGCGAGAATGTGACCCAGGAGAAGGTCACCTTCACCAACCGCTACGGCATCACGCTGACTGGCGACCTCTACATGCCAGCCGAGCACGGTGATGCCGCCCTGCCGGCGCTCGCTGTCGCCGGCCCGTTTGGCGCCGTTAAGGAGCAATCGGCCGGTCTCTACGCCCAGACCATGGCCGAGCGCGGTTTCGTCACGCTGGCCTTTGATCCATCCTTCGTCGGCGAAAGCGGCGGCGAGGTGCGCGATGTGGCATCGCCCGACATCAACACCGAGGACTTCATGGCCGCGGTCGACTATCTCGGCCTGCACGACGCCGTGGATCGTGAGCGGATCGGCGTCATTGGTATCTGCGGCTTCGGTGGCATGGCGCTGAACGCAGTGGCCGCCGACAAGCGCGTCAAAGCGGTGGCCACAACCAGTCTCTATGACATGTCGCGCGTCATGGCGCGGGGCTACTACGACAGCATGACAGACGAGCAGCGGACTGATGCCCTCACGCAGATAAGCCAGCATCGCTGGACGGATGCCGAAAATGGCGCACCGGACATGGCAGGCGGTCTGCCAGATAGCCTCGACGGCATCGATGATCCGGTCATCCGCATGTACCACGCCTATTACAAGACGGATCGGGGCTATCATCCCCGCTCGGTGAACTCGAACGGTGGTTGGACCGTGACCAATCCGCTGTCCTTCATGAACATGCCGCTCCTGACCTATGTCGCGGAGATCTCGCCACGCCCGATGCTCGTTATCGCGGGCTCCGAGGCGCATTCTCGATACCTCAGCGAGGATGCCATTGCCGCCGCAGCCGAGCCGAAAGAGCTGATGATCATCGACGGCGCAGATCATGTGGATCTCTACGATCAGATGGACGTGATCCCGTTCGACCGACTGGCCGAGTTCTTTGGCCAGCATCTCGCCGCTTGA
- a CDS encoding cyclophilin-like fold protein yields the protein MSQDQVRISSEWGEVTATLADNDAADALLEMLPLSIDMRDHLRQEKTGYLPSDLPELPRQRDFSMGTLGLWSSNHFVIYYSAGSVPAPGIIILGEVTGDVSIFDRPGNVTVNLTRLD from the coding sequence ATGTCACAGGACCAAGTTCGCATCTCGTCTGAATGGGGCGAGGTGACCGCCACTTTAGCGGATAACGATGCCGCCGATGCCTTGCTGGAGATGCTGCCGCTAAGCATCGACATGCGCGACCATCTTCGTCAGGAAAAGACAGGCTACCTGCCATCGGACCTTCCGGAACTGCCGCGACAGCGCGACTTCTCGATGGGTACGCTCGGTCTGTGGAGCTCCAATCACTTCGTGATCTACTACAGCGCCGGCAGCGTCCCCGCGCCGGGCATCATCATCCTCGGCGAGGTTACAGGCGACGTGTCGATCTTTGACCGGCCTGGCAACGTCACGGTCAACCTGACGCGCCTTGATTGA
- a CDS encoding SDR family oxidoreductase, whose translation MTDNINGKVIVITGASSGMGQAAARHLAAKGASVVLGARRADRLEALASEISEAGGKATAVATDVTRRTDVQKLVDTAVQTYGRIDVLINNAGIMPLSPLERLKVDEWDQMIDVNLKGVLYGIAAALTYMRKQKAGHIINLSSVAGHKLFGGSAVYSATKFGVRAVSEGLRQEVKSYNIRTTIISPGAVKTELLDHITEQDVKKANQEYVGEIGVPAETFAGLVEFAISQPEDVDINEILFRPTAQEL comes from the coding sequence ATGACTGACAACATCAACGGAAAAGTCATCGTCATCACGGGCGCGTCCAGCGGCATGGGCCAGGCCGCGGCGCGGCATCTCGCGGCGAAGGGCGCCAGCGTCGTGCTTGGTGCTCGGCGTGCAGACCGATTGGAGGCGCTGGCATCCGAAATTTCTGAAGCCGGTGGCAAGGCTACGGCGGTTGCTACCGACGTCACCAGACGCACAGACGTGCAAAAGCTGGTCGACACAGCCGTGCAAACTTACGGTCGGATCGATGTTCTGATCAACAATGCCGGCATTATGCCCCTGTCGCCTCTTGAACGCCTTAAGGTCGATGAATGGGACCAGATGATCGACGTCAATTTGAAGGGCGTGCTCTACGGTATCGCCGCCGCGCTGACTTACATGAGAAAACAGAAGGCGGGGCATATCATCAATCTATCTTCAGTCGCGGGACACAAGCTCTTCGGTGGTTCGGCAGTCTATTCCGCGACGAAGTTCGGTGTGCGGGCAGTCAGCGAGGGGCTCCGGCAGGAGGTGAAATCCTACAATATCCGCACAACGATCATCTCACCCGGTGCGGTGAAGACGGAACTGCTCGACCACATCACGGAGCAGGATGTCAAAAAGGCCAACCAAGAGTATGTTGGTGAGATCGGAGTTCCAGCCGAGACGTTTGCTGGCTTGGTGGAATTCGCCATCAGTCAGCCTGAGGACGTGGACATCAACGAAATCCTCTTTCGGCCGACGGCTCAGGAACTCTGA
- a CDS encoding Crp/Fnr family transcriptional regulator: MAYRNLSTAIAMSQHCSNLRSTLHTGLSAEAQLQMNKLARIKSYRKGETIVAQTDDMNIIGTVLNGVLRSNRTSSDGRHQIVCLLLPSDVFGRVYIRTSHVSIEAASDSTVCTYDRQAIEKLMAQFPEIEHRMIVVLSQQLDAAHDWMLMIATQSVLERVAMFLLICRNAGLSKPHLDNLSVTIPISRGDMAAHLGTTIESICRALQTMKKLGVIRTILPTQIEIMNLDRLVIMSNCGLEDAEASLDDFEINKDQGSERIHALTVLTDSAPKSVH; encoded by the coding sequence ATGGCCTACCGTAACCTTTCAACTGCGATCGCCATGTCTCAGCATTGCAGCAATCTGAGATCCACCTTGCACACTGGGCTTTCAGCGGAAGCACAGCTGCAAATGAACAAACTGGCGCGTATCAAATCTTATCGCAAAGGCGAGACCATAGTAGCCCAAACCGATGATATGAACATTATTGGCACCGTGCTCAATGGTGTCCTTAGGTCGAACAGGACATCCAGTGACGGGCGCCATCAGATCGTTTGCCTATTGCTGCCGTCCGACGTTTTCGGCCGCGTCTATATCCGCACGTCCCATGTCAGCATCGAAGCAGCAAGTGACTCGACCGTCTGCACCTATGATCGTCAAGCGATCGAGAAGCTGATGGCTCAGTTCCCTGAGATCGAGCACCGGATGATAGTCGTTCTCTCCCAACAGCTGGATGCTGCGCATGACTGGATGCTGATGATCGCGACCCAAAGCGTTCTAGAGCGTGTGGCAATGTTTCTTCTCATTTGCCGCAACGCCGGGCTGTCTAAGCCTCATCTTGATAATTTGTCGGTGACAATTCCTATCAGCCGCGGAGACATGGCAGCACATCTCGGAACGACGATCGAGTCGATCTGTCGCGCGCTACAGACGATGAAAAAGCTGGGCGTCATACGGACTATTCTGCCCACGCAAATCGAGATTATGAACCTTGATCGCTTGGTCATCATGTCGAATTGCGGGCTGGAAGACGCCGAAGCATCGCTCGATGACTTCGAGATCAACAAAGACCAAGGTTCCGAACGCATCCACGCGTTAACGGTCCTGACGGACAGCGCACCGAAATCGGTGCATTAG
- a CDS encoding BON domain-containing protein, whose product MLDKTLRQTIIDALDFDPGLHSADIGVAVENGVVTLTGHVPTYDEKLTAEDLVKRIKGVRGIAQEIEVRPAGTHRTADDEIAKRALNVIRWNTTVPDDQIQVKVQRGWVTLTGRVEWQYQKNAAAGAVRGLVGVIGVSNMIEIRPRAEATDIKKRIEAAFKRDAELEAQSIQVDVHDGRVTLEGHVKVWADRQAAERAAWSAPGVTAVEDRITLA is encoded by the coding sequence ATGCTCGACAAGACACTCAGGCAGACCATCATTGACGCACTGGATTTTGATCCTGGCCTGCATTCCGCCGACATCGGTGTCGCGGTGGAAAACGGCGTCGTCACGTTGACTGGCCATGTGCCGACCTATGACGAAAAACTGACCGCAGAAGATCTGGTCAAGCGGATCAAGGGCGTGCGTGGTATTGCGCAAGAGATCGAGGTGCGCCCCGCCGGTACGCATCGCACCGCCGATGACGAGATCGCAAAGCGGGCGCTGAACGTCATTCGATGGAACACCACGGTTCCGGACGACCAAATTCAGGTGAAGGTGCAAAGGGGCTGGGTCACGCTCACAGGCCGCGTCGAATGGCAGTACCAGAAGAATGCGGCGGCCGGCGCCGTGCGCGGTCTGGTTGGCGTGATCGGCGTATCCAACATGATCGAAATCCGGCCGCGCGCCGAGGCGACCGACATCAAGAAGCGCATCGAAGCTGCCTTCAAGCGCGATGCCGAGTTGGAGGCCCAATCGATCCAGGTCGACGTTCACGACGGAAGAGTGACGCTGGAAGGCCATGTGAAAGTGTGGGCCGACCGACAGGCCGCCGAACGTGCCGCGTGGTCGGCACCGGGAGTCACGGCTGTCGAGGACCGCATAACCTTGGCCTGA
- a CDS encoding pyridoxamine 5'-phosphate oxidase family protein has protein sequence MITQMSGEDCLTLLYKVPTGRLACALHDQPYVVPIQFAAEPGHLYSFTTLGQKVEWMRQNPRVSVLVDRIDHPECWESVIITGLYEEISPNNGYEGQRDHAWSLLQSNASWWEPGSQQTRIGDTDRPLVPVFFRIAIVEMTGRRCRGDEHAEQPTEPTFFERMIRRIGSRT, from the coding sequence ATGATCACGCAGATGAGTGGCGAGGACTGCCTGACGCTTCTCTACAAAGTCCCAACCGGACGGCTCGCCTGTGCGCTTCACGACCAGCCTTACGTGGTTCCGATCCAGTTTGCGGCCGAACCTGGCCATCTCTATAGCTTCACCACCCTTGGCCAGAAAGTCGAGTGGATGCGGCAGAACCCGCGCGTCAGCGTTCTGGTAGATCGGATCGATCACCCGGAGTGCTGGGAAAGCGTGATAATCACCGGACTCTACGAAGAGATTTCTCCGAACAACGGCTATGAGGGGCAACGCGATCATGCCTGGTCGCTGCTGCAATCGAATGCAAGTTGGTGGGAGCCCGGCTCCCAGCAGACTCGGATCGGTGACACAGATCGTCCGCTCGTGCCGGTCTTCTTCCGCATCGCCATCGTCGAGATGACGGGCAGACGGTGCAGGGGTGACGAACACGCCGAACAGCCAACAGAGCCGACCTTCTTTGAGAGGATGATCCGACGAATTGGATCGCGAACTTGA
- a CDS encoding TraR/DksA C4-type zinc finger protein: MREGPKKPNGLDLDSMRRVMEARREELDRRLSKIGVDLAQPGDRDLEDQAIQRENDEVLEEMGEAGVEELRQIEAALTRVEKGTYGVCTRCGERIDEQRLKTLPSTPFCVACATEL; this comes from the coding sequence ATGCGTGAGGGACCCAAGAAGCCAAATGGGCTCGATCTCGATAGTATGCGGCGGGTGATGGAAGCACGCAGGGAGGAACTGGATCGGCGCCTCAGCAAGATTGGCGTCGATCTCGCCCAGCCGGGCGACAGGGACTTGGAAGATCAGGCCATCCAGCGCGAGAACGACGAGGTGCTGGAAGAGATGGGCGAAGCCGGCGTGGAGGAGCTGCGGCAGATCGAAGCTGCGCTTACACGGGTGGAAAAAGGCACCTACGGCGTCTGCACGCGTTGCGGCGAGCGGATCGACGAGCAGCGCCTGAAAACACTTCCGTCGACCCCCTTTTGCGTAGCGTGTGCCACAGAACTCTGA
- a CDS encoding SPW repeat protein: MERYGWQDWVITLLGGWLVVSPFALRALGYESGPALPADWNAYIVGVLALALGIAALLARRIWEEWADVALGVWLMVSPWVLGFTSDRPMTTNVIVVGGLMILVAASTIATDRTSHA; encoded by the coding sequence ATGGAACGATATGGATGGCAGGATTGGGTGATCACGCTTCTGGGCGGCTGGCTTGTTGTCTCGCCATTTGCACTGCGCGCCCTCGGATATGAAAGCGGGCCGGCGCTTCCGGCGGACTGGAATGCCTACATCGTCGGCGTCCTTGCGCTGGCCCTCGGGATCGCTGCGCTGCTGGCGCGGCGGATCTGGGAGGAATGGGCCGATGTTGCGCTTGGTGTGTGGCTTATGGTGTCGCCCTGGGTGCTGGGCTTTACGTCCGATCGTCCGATGACGACGAATGTCATCGTTGTCGGAGGGCTCATGATCCTGGTGGCTGCATCGACCATCGCCACAGACCGGACGTCCCATGCGTGA
- a CDS encoding universal stress protein yields MMPRVLLCLIEQNDPSTLLESAIAMGQDDGLHVRCVVVADAPLMPIGTRRQETWQQWKEAQQQISSALDSRVAEISAQLERRDCNGEALRLMVDTIDIADVAGLYGRYADLAVAAPPKGPNSLFHSRILEGLIFRSGRPFLLVPDGAKVTLKPRRVLVGWNGSIPAARALAASLDMLVGADAVTICMIDPVAREWASGEEPGFDVASYLAHHDISADVAIVDSKGRDAGLVLLSKARDLNADLLVMGAYGHSRLLEWIIGGSTREVLANADLPVLLAH; encoded by the coding sequence ATGATGCCACGCGTTCTTCTTTGTCTGATCGAGCAAAACGATCCGTCGACGCTTCTGGAAAGCGCGATCGCGATGGGCCAGGATGACGGATTGCACGTTCGCTGCGTCGTTGTCGCGGATGCGCCGCTCATGCCGATCGGCACCCGGCGTCAGGAAACCTGGCAACAATGGAAAGAGGCACAGCAGCAGATATCTTCGGCCCTTGACAGCCGCGTTGCGGAAATCTCGGCGCAACTGGAGCGCCGAGATTGCAACGGCGAAGCGCTGCGCCTGATGGTGGACACAATTGATATCGCCGACGTTGCCGGGTTGTACGGCCGCTATGCCGATCTCGCGGTCGCAGCACCGCCGAAAGGACCAAACTCCCTCTTCCATAGCCGCATTCTCGAAGGATTGATCTTTCGCAGCGGTCGGCCCTTCCTGCTCGTTCCAGACGGGGCGAAGGTGACGCTGAAACCCAGGCGCGTTTTAGTCGGCTGGAATGGCTCCATCCCGGCTGCGCGCGCCCTTGCTGCCTCGCTCGACATGCTTGTCGGTGCCGATGCCGTAACCATCTGCATGATCGATCCAGTCGCTCGGGAATGGGCGAGCGGGGAAGAGCCGGGCTTCGATGTGGCCAGCTATCTCGCGCATCACGATATCAGCGCCGATGTCGCGATCGTCGACTCCAAGGGTCGTGATGCGGGCCTGGTTCTGCTGTCCAAGGCACGCGACCTTAACGCCGATCTACTGGTCATGGGCGCCTATGGGCATTCGCGGCTGTTGGAATGGATCATCGGAGGCAGCACGCGCGAGGTGCTCGCCAACGCAGATCTACCCGTGCTGCTCGCCCATTGA
- a CDS encoding LuxR C-terminal-related transcriptional regulator, with translation MIAGAKRSPSEAQCLHELRASGLHLPVIFVVDHGDVKAAVAALKAGAADYLQFPFEAQILLGAARAALNATLTKNTSDLEQSQLRARLSRLTPREVCVLRGVVDDRPNKLIAHELDISPRTVEVHRASVMTKMNARSVAELVRTVIVVEGDAAIHNLPPNRQNGASH, from the coding sequence GTGATCGCTGGCGCCAAGAGGTCTCCATCCGAAGCCCAGTGCCTGCATGAGTTGCGGGCGAGTGGACTCCATCTTCCTGTTATTTTTGTCGTAGACCACGGAGATGTGAAGGCTGCCGTCGCGGCTTTGAAGGCCGGAGCTGCAGATTATCTGCAGTTCCCGTTTGAAGCGCAAATTCTGCTCGGCGCGGCTCGCGCAGCCCTCAATGCTACCCTGACCAAAAACACGTCCGATCTCGAACAAAGCCAACTACGGGCACGCCTGTCACGTCTTACGCCCCGCGAAGTCTGCGTATTACGCGGCGTGGTCGACGATCGCCCGAACAAACTGATTGCTCATGAGCTCGACATCAGTCCGCGCACCGTCGAGGTCCATCGCGCTAGTGTGATGACAAAGATGAACGCCCGCAGCGTTGCCGAACTCGTGCGCACGGTGATTGTCGTGGAAGGTGATGCCGCGATCCACAACTTGCCGCCGAACCGTCAAAATGGCGCATCGCATTAA